A stretch of the Nicotiana tabacum cultivar K326 chromosome 6, ASM71507v2, whole genome shotgun sequence genome encodes the following:
- the LOC107807410 gene encoding SNF2 domain-containing protein CLASSY 1-like, with product MKRQLHYNAHPIDPHPFEAFWYGSWHAVERLRVSVGTITTHVLVNEEVIEENIPVTDLRIRSRKAILSDCACFLRPGLDVCVLSIPYQAEDSDDEKDVKPVWIDAKIRSIERKPHELTCTCQFYVSVYVTQGPPPIVKKALSKEINMLHIDQIAILQRLEPKPCEDKHYRWSSSEDCNSLQNFKLFIGKFSSDLTWLVAASVLKEATFDVRSIHNQIVYEIVDDDLDKEPNLDLLSYSVNFKLENGVSTTTVVQFSRDIPVVNSTSDASEAGPLILYDPMGPRRSKRRFVQPERYNGCDDDLTDFDVEMTRLVGGRRKVEYEELPLALSIQADHAYKNGEIEENIRSYERKLFGGNIRPQEKKSSESSAGWRNALKSDINKLADEKSVTADSQHPLAIVPLPPVGNDLIGDEHVTLDVEVPEDVSAEIGEIVSRYIYFNGSSTSHNRNTSRMNFTKPEARRWGQVKISKLKFMGLDRRHGGLGSHKKYKRNTSKKDSIYDIRSFKKGAVAANVYKELIRRCMANIDATLNKEQPPIIDQWKEFQSTKSGHRESAENVSVNKEEEISEIDMLWKEMELALASCYLLDDSEDSHVQYASDVRIGAEIRGEVCRHDYRLNEEIGIICRLCGFVSTEIKDVPPPFMPSANYSSSKEQRTEEATYHKQDEDGLDSLSIPASSNAPSSSGEGEGNVWALIPDLRNKLRVHQKRAFEFLWKNIAGSVVPAEMEPESKKRGGCVISHTPGAGKTLLIIAFLVSYLKLFPGSRPLVLAPKTTLYTWYKEVLKWKIPVPVYQIHGGQTYKGEVLREKMKLCPGLPRNQDVMHVLDCLEKMQMWLSQPSVLLMGYTSFLTLTREDSPYAHRKYMAQVLTQCPGLLILDEGHNPRSTKSRLRKGLMKVNTRLRILLSGTLFQNNFGEYFNTLTLARPIFVDEVLKELDPKYKKKNKGASRFSLENRARKMFIDKISSVIDSDIPKKRKEGLNILKKLTGGFIDVYDGGSSDRLPGLQCYTLMMKSTTLQQEILVKLQNQRPIYKGFPLELELLITLGAIHPWLIRTTACSSQYFKEEELEALQQFKFDLKLGSKVKFVMSLIPRCLLRKEKVLIFCHNIAPINLFLEIFERFYGWRKGIEALVLQGDIELFQRGRIMDQFEEPGGPSKVMLASITTCAEGISLTAASRVILLDSEWNPSKSKQAIARAFRPGQDKVVYVYQLLATGTLEEEKYKRTTWKEWVSSMIFSEDLVEDPSHWQAPKIEDELLREIVEEDRATLFHAIMKNEKASNMGSLQE from the exons ATGAAGAGGCAATTACATTACAATGCCCATCCGATTGATCCACACC CTTTTGAGGCCTTCTGGTACGGCTCTTGGCATGCTGTGGAGCGCCTAAGGGTAAGTGTAGGGACCATCACTACTCATGTTCTAGTTAATGAGGAGGTGATTGAGGAGAATATTCCGGTAACAGATCTTCGAATAAGGTCTAGAAAAGCTATTTTATCTGATTGTGCCTGCTTTTTACGACCCGGACTTGATGTTTGTGTGCTTTCAATCCCTTACCAAGCAGAAGATTCAGATGATGAGAAAGATGTCAAGCCT GTATGGATTGATGCAAAAATAAGATCAATAGAGAGGAAGCCTCATGAGCTCACTTGTACTTGTCAATTTTATGTCAGCGTTTATGTCACTCAAGGACCTCCTCCCATTGTTAAGAAAGCCCTAAGTAAAGAGATAAACATGCTGCACATTGATCAGATTGCCATTCTCCAAAGACTTGAACCTAAACCTTGTGAAGACAAACATTATCGCTGGAGTTCTTCTGAGGACTGCAATTCGTTGCAGAATTTTAAACTATTTATTGGAAAATTCTCCTCTGACCTCACATGGTTAGTGGCTGCATCGGTTCTGAAAGAAGCTACATTTGATGTGAGATCGATACACAACCAGATTGTCTATGAGATTGTGGATGATGATCTTGACAAAGAACCAAATCTGGACCTACTTTCTTACTCTGTGAATTTCAAGTTAGAAAACGGAGTTTCAACAACCACTGTTGTTCAATTCAGTAGGGATATCCCTGTCGTAAATTCTACCAGTGACGCAAGTGAAGCTGGGCCTCTGATTCTGTATGACCCTATGGGCCCACGAAGGTCAAAGCGTCGATTTGTGCAGCCAGAGCGTTACAATGGATGTGATGATGATTTGACAGATTTTGATGTTGAGATGACACGGTTAGTTGGGGGTAGGAGAAAAGTAGAGTATGAAGAACTACCACTTGCACTATCTATTCAAGCTGATCATGCTTACAAGAAtggtgaaattgaagaaaatatcaGGTCTTATGAGAGAAAGTTGTTTGGAGGAAATATTAGACCTCAAGAGAAGAAGTCCTCTGAAAGTTCAGCTGGATGGAGAAACGCACTCAAATCAGATATAAATAAGCTTGCAGACGAAAAATCAGTTACAGCTGACAGTCAACATCCActtgctattgttcccttgcctcCTGTGGGAAATGATTTGATTGGCGATGAACATGTTACACTTGATGTCGAAGTTCCTGAAGATGTGTCAGCAGAGATTGGTGAAATAGTTTCCAGATACATTTATTTCAATGGCTCTTCAACATCGCATAATAGGAACACTTCTAGGATGAACTTCACAAAACCAGAAGCAAGACGCTGGGGGCAAGTCAAAATTTCTAAGTTAAAATTCATGGGACTTGATCGTAGACATGGGGGGTTAGGTTCACATAAGAAGTACAAAAGAAATACCTCAAAGAAGGACAGTATTTATGATATAAGATCATTTAAAAAGGGTGCTGTAGCGGCTAACGTGTACAAGGAGTTGATAAGGAGGTGCATGGCAAACATTGATGCCACCCTTAATAAGGAACAACCACCAATAATTGATCAATGGAAAGAGTTTCAGTCAACAAAATCTGGCCATAGAGAGTCCGCTGAGAATGTCTCAGTGAATAAGGAGGAGGAGATTTCAGAAATTGATATGTTATGGAAGGAGATGGAACTAGCCTTGGCGTCATGTTATCTTCTTGATGACAGTGAG GATTCCCATGTTCAATATGCAAGTGATGTCAGGATAGGAGCTGAAATACGTGGAGAAGTTTGTCGACATGATTATCGACTTAATGAAGAAATCGGAATTATTTGCCGGTTATGTGGATTTGTTAGCACCGAAATAAAGGATGTTCCACCACCCTTT ATGCCTTCTGCAAACTACAGTTCAAGCAAGGAACAAAGAACTGAAGAAGCTACATATCACAAGCAGGATGAAGATGGCCTTGATAGTTTGTCCATTCCTGCTTCTTCCAATGCACCTTCATCATCGGGAGAAGGGGAAGGCAATGTCTGGGCTTTGATACCTGATCTTAGAAATAAATTACGGGTACACCAAAAGAGAGCCTTTGAATTTCTGTGGAAAAATATTGCTGGATCCGTAGTACCTGCTGAAATGGAACCAGAAAGCAAAAAGAGAGGTGGCTGTGTTATTTCTCATACTCCAGGAGCTGGGAAAACCTTGCTAATTATTGCCTTCCTTGTAAGCTACCTGAAGTTATTTCCTGGGTCACGGCCATTGGTCCTTGCTCCAAAGACAACACTCTACACCTGGTACAAAGAAGTACTTAAGTGGAAAATTCCTGTGCCAGTCTACCAAATTCATGGTGGTCAAACCTATAAGGGAGAGGTTTTGAGGGAAAAGATGAAATTGTGTCCTGGTCTTCCTCGCAACCAGGATGTCATGCATGTCTTGGACTGCCTTGAAAAAATGCAGATGTGGCTTTCACAACCCAGTGTTCTCCTTATGGGCTATACCTCCTTTTTAACACTGACGCGGGAAGATTCACCTTATGCACATAGGAAATATATGGCCCAGGTATTGACGCAGTGTCCAGGGCTCCTAATACTTGATGAAGGGCACAATCCGAGAAGTACAAAATCCAGGTTAAGAAAGGGTCTAATGAAGGTCAATACACGGCTTAGGATTTTGCTTTCTGGTACACTATTCCAGAATAATTTTGGGGAGTATTTCAACACACTTACCTTAGCAAGGCCAATCTTTGTTGATGAGGTCCTGAAGGAGCTGGATCCCAAgtacaagaagaaaaacaaaggTGCATCTCGCTTTTCATTGGAAAATCGAGCGAGAAAGATGTTTATTGATAAAATCTCAAGTGTCATTGATTCAGACATCcccaagaaaaggaaagaaggcCTAAACATATTGAAGAAACTAACAGGTGGATTCATAGATGTGTATGACGGTGGATCATCCGATAGACTCCCTGGTTTACAATGCTACACCTTGATGATGAAATCAACCACTCTTCAGCAAGAAATTTTGGTGAAGCTGCAAAATCAAAGGCCCATCTACAAAGGATTTCCACTGGAGTTGGAGCTGTTGATTACCCTTGGCGCAATCCATCCTTGGTTGATCCGAACGACAGCATGTTCTAGCCAGTACTTCAAGgaagaggagctcgaggctcttCAGCAATTCAAGTTTGACCTGAAGTTGGGTTCGAAAGTCAAATTCGTAATGAGCCTAATACCTCGTTGTCTCCTCAGGAAAGAAAAGGTTTTGATATTCTGCCACAATATTGCTCCGATTAATCTTTTCCTGGAGATATTTGAGAGGTTCTATGGTTGGAGAAAGGGCATCGAAGCACTGGTGCTTCAAGGTGACATTGAGCTTTTCCAAAGAGGAAGGATAATGGATCAGTTTGAGGAGCCAGGAGGACCATCGAAGGTAATGTTGGCATCCATTACAACTTGTGCAGAAGGCATTAGCTTGACAGCGGCATCACGTGTAATATTACTGGATTCAGAGTGGAATCCTTCAAAGAGCAAGCAAGCAATTGCACGGGCTTTTCGGCCTGGTCAGGACAAAGTTGTTTATGTCTACCAGCTCCTAGCCACAGGCACACTGGAAGAGGAGAAATACAAAAGAACTACATGGAAAGAGTGGGTTTCAAGCATGATATTCAGTGAAGACCTTGTGGAGGACCCTTCTCACTGGCAAGCACCCAAAATTGAAGATGAATTGTTGAGAGAGATTGTCGAGGAGGATCGAGCTACATTATTCCATGCCATTATGAAAAATGAGAAGGCTTCTAATATGGGAAGTCTGCAGGAATAA